The genomic DNA CGAGGAAGTAGCCATATTCCTGTAGGCTCATCCGGGCATACTCATCCATCGGGGGCAGACAGCGCTGGGCCGATGCCTCGCCGTCCTACTATGTGGAACGCTATTCTATATATTAGGACATCTTGCTTACATGTCAACAGACAGTTTTCCGGTGGAGATGGCACGGTTGACAGCCCGGACGCGGAAGGCGGTGGCGCTCGCCAGGTCCACCTGGCGCCCGACGGCGAAGACCCTGCCGACGGAGTGTTAGGCCAGGGCCCGAAAGGCCGAGGCGGAGGTCAACCGCAGGGCGGTCCAGCAGTCGGCGGCGAGACCGTTGGCTCAACGATCGTGACAAGCAGCCTCACTCGGGCCAAGCCCGCTGGGTCCTAAGATAGCGTCGCCATCAAGATTCCCCAGAATGTGGACCCGAGGTCGTATCGCCCCCTCAACACGCCGGATTTCCCGATCCGGCGCTGAGCACCACGCCGGCGCGTGCCCCCGGGGCCAGCGGGATCGGCGCAAGCGGGCTGCACGGTGCCGTAGGTCGCTGGGGGCTCCAGGCAGGGAATGGCCGGCATCACACCCGGGATGGCGGAAATCCTGAGAGCGGTCAGCGACAAGCCGATCGTTGAGCGCCGGCGGAGCCTAGACACCATCCTGCAGGCCGCAGCGAAGCAGTTCTTTTCGAAGAGTCCACATCTGTCTGTGCCCCTGGCGTTCGAGTTGGGCACACAAGGCGGCTTTCGTGCAGCCCCGCAGCGTGGTGGAGAACCGACTTCGCTACTGAGGTGCGCTTGCCCGGTCGGCCAGACGCTGGATGGAGGTGCTGTTTGCAGGCAGCCGGAGCGTCGTTTACACTGGCAATGGAAGGTTCGCGGTCTGCGGCGGGGAGGCCGGCTATGCCATACCAGGACGTGGTCGGGGTGGTCCTCGGAGGAGGGCGCGGGGCGCGGCTGTGGCCCCTGACCAAGATGCGCGCCAAGCCGGCCGTTCCGATCGGCGGCAAGTACCGTCTGGTGGATGTGCCGATCAGCAACTGCCTGAACTCCGGCATCGACCGCATTGCCATTATGACCCAGTTCAACTCGGTCTCCCTCCACCGCCATATCGCCCAAACGTACAACTTCGATGTCTTTCATCAGGGCTGGGTCGAGATCCTGGCGGCTGAGCAGACCTTGACCAGCGCCGATTGGTATCAGGGCACGGCCGATGCAGTGCGCAAGCAGCTCTTCGAAATCCGAGTGACGGGCGCCAAGGACATCCTGATCCTGGCCGGTGATCATCTGTATCGCATGGACTACGCTCCGCTGATCGAGCAGCACCGGCAGACCGGGGCCGACGTGACGGTGGCCGTCAAGCCGATTTCGGCCGAGGACGCCGGGCGCTTTGGCGTCCTGCGCATGGGCGATGACGGGCGCATCACCGATTTCGTCGAGAAACCTCAGTCCCCGGATGTGCTGCAGCGCTTCGTCAGCCGCAGCGACCCGGCGCAACCGTACGTCGGGTCGATGGGCATCTACCTGTTCCGCAGCGAGATCCTCAGCGAGCTGCTCGAGTCGCATCACGCCGACTTCGGCGAGGATCTCCTGCCGGCCTCGATCCAGACCTACCGGGTCTTTGGCTACACCTTCCGCGGCTACTGGGAGGACATCGGGACGATGCGGGCGTTCTACGAAGCCAACCTGATGCTCACCCGGCCGAATCCGCCGTTCAGCTTCGATGATCCCATCCGGCCGATCTACACCCATCCGCGCTTCTTGCCCGGTTCGCGCATCTACGATGTACGGCTGGACCAGGTGCTGTTGGCCGACGGCTGTGTGGTGCAGGGGGCAGAGATCAGGAACACGGTCATTGGGCTGCGGAGTGTGATCGGCGATGATGTCGTGATCACCAACAGCATCCTAATGGGCGCCGACTTCTATGAGGAGTCCGGCCAGTACAGCGGGCGGCCGGCGATGGGCCTGGCGAACGGCTGCCGGATCGAAGGTGCCATCATCGACAAGAATGCCTGCATCGGCAAGGGTGTGCGCATCGGGCCCTTCCCGCGCGGGACGGAGCTTGACGGGGAACGGTGGTCGGTGCGCGACGGGATCGTCGTCGTGCCCAAGCAGGCCGTGATTCCGGACGGGACGGTGATCGCCCCCTCCTGACGACGCCGGGAAAACGCCGCAGGCTTGCGCACGCCGCCTAGCAGGCCGCGGGGCGCCTTTCGGCGGCCTTCGGCGCCATCGCAGGCTGCGGGGCAGGCGGAATCGTCAGAACCCAGGTGACTTTCGAGGCCATCATGGAGGTCAGGCTTGGGAGGCCCCGCGGCCTGGCCGTGCGGGAACAGCGGCGGTTGACTGGGGCCCCGACCTTCTGTACAATGGTTCGACAGGCACCTAGAGGTTTCCCCAGCGATACACATCGCCAGGAGAGGCAGGCCAGTCCGGCGGCGCCAGCCTGAGGCCGGCGGACGAAGGCCTTGTTTCACATCCGGAGAGGAGGTGCGGAGGGGGAGAAATTGGGTAGTCAGCCTGGAATCCGAATCCCGCTGAGATGGAGGAGACACAAGTGACACGCCGAGTGATCTACACCTTGTTAAGCCTGCTGGTGCTATCCAGCATGATCCTGGCCGCCTGCGCAACGGGGGGGACAAAAGCCCCGGCGATGCCCGCCGAATGGGAGGGGCTGGTCGAGAAGCCCTTCGAAGCGCTGAGCATCGAGTCCGATTGCAGCAACGGCACGCTGTTCAAGAAGATCGAAGCGGTCGATGCGAAGACCGCCGTCTTCACGATGTGCGTCCCGGACCCGGCCTTCCTCTCGAAGATCGCCTTCACGCCCTTCGGTATATACGAGCGCGAGTGGCTCGAGGCCAATACCGCGGCCGGTTCCCGACTTACGAACCCCATCGGCACCGGCCCCTACATGGTCAGCGACTGGAAGCGCGGCGAGAGCCTGACCTTTGTGGCCAGCCCGGAGTACCGGGGCGAGGCGCCGCAGGCCAAGACCCTGGTCTTCCGCTGGAGCGCTGAGTCGGCCGCCCGCCTGCTGGAACTGCAGGCCGGGAGTGTCGACGGCATCGACAATGTCGGCCCGGATGACTTCGCCACGGTCGAAGGTGACGCGAACCTGCAGCTGGCCATCCGCCCGGCGCTGAACGTCTTCTATATCGGCATGACCAACACCTTCCCGCCGTTCGACGACGTGAAGGTGCGCCAGGCGGTTGCCATGGGTATCGACCGCCAGCGCATCGTTGACACCTTCTACCCGCCGGGATCCGAGGTCGCTTCGCACTTTACGCCGTGCTCGATCCCGAATGCCTGCGATGGAGATGCCTGGTACGAGTTTGACGCGGAGGCAGGCAAGGCGCTTCTGGCGGAGGCCGGC from Anaerolineales bacterium includes the following:
- a CDS encoding glucose-1-phosphate adenylyltransferase; amino-acid sequence: MPYQDVVGVVLGGGRGARLWPLTKMRAKPAVPIGGKYRLVDVPISNCLNSGIDRIAIMTQFNSVSLHRHIAQTYNFDVFHQGWVEILAAEQTLTSADWYQGTADAVRKQLFEIRVTGAKDILILAGDHLYRMDYAPLIEQHRQTGADVTVAVKPISAEDAGRFGVLRMGDDGRITDFVEKPQSPDVLQRFVSRSDPAQPYVGSMGIYLFRSEILSELLESHHADFGEDLLPASIQTYRVFGYTFRGYWEDIGTMRAFYEANLMLTRPNPPFSFDDPIRPIYTHPRFLPGSRIYDVRLDQVLLADGCVVQGAEIRNTVIGLRSVIGDDVVITNSILMGADFYEESGQYSGRPAMGLANGCRIEGAIIDKNACIGKGVRIGPFPRGTELDGERWSVRDGIVVVPKQAVIPDGTVIAPS